The DNA sequence CTTTGTGGTACCAATTTAGTTTTCCTTTAAACCGAGGTACTacttagtttttaattaatagtgtttatgaaaattatttaatcttaattaaaatttaaatttttgataaatttatatatttttagttcagtttgaattaaatttttgtggtgTTAAATAATGTGATGAAAGTTAAATAATGTGGAGGAGTAAATAATCATATCGTCTCATTAGTGAAATTTTTAcacttaaataatatataaaatttttgggtatttaatagataaaaaattaataaaaattcattcttaaatttaccatgaatttaaaacttaataaattaagccaattatttatcaaatttgttGAATAATTTCTGTACAATAGTGTCACGTACAGTAAATGAATaagttgatatatttttttctaataaaagaataatgGAAAAACTTATCCTATCCGTTATTTGAAGTTTCTTTGTGGAGTTATCGTGTCATCTATCTGAGTCTATCATCACAGCAATGGCCACTGCTCTTCTCATTCCACTTTCATGGTCACCGCAGCTGTCTACTCCTTTCAAGGTTTTTCATTTCCCTCCAAAAAAATaagaatcttcttcttcttctctattTCTTCTCAACCATTTGGGCATTGCAGGGAACAGTAAAAACCTTAGTCGCAAAACCATGTGTGAAGATTCAGCGAGCAAGACCCATCGTTTTCGCGCGTTACAAGTCTACCTCTGCCCCGGTGGCAACGCCCATGGTTGGCGTTCGGTTTCGGCTAGACAATTTGGGGCCCCAACCGGGTTCGAGGCCGAGGGCAAAGAGAAAGGGTAGAGGAATATCGGCTGGGCAAGGAGCAAGTTGTGGTTTTGGGATGAGGGGTCAGAAATCTCGATCTGGGCCTGGAGTTAGGAAGGGTTTCGAAGGTGGCCAGATGCCCCTTTATCGACGAATCCCCAAACTCAGAGGAATTGCAGGAGGTAATGCCACAATTAATTGGCGATTCTATCATTATCGgtagtaaaataaaaagcatTACTTTCAAAACTGCAAGTTAGATGATTGTTGCAATCCCTTGATGCAGATGAGAAAATTGTGACTGAATTATACCTTAGTTTACTTTTACTTGTGTGTATTGTTGTGTGTTAGGCTCTAGTCCTGGTATTGTTGCCCATAAGTTTACTTTAATTCCATTACGATACCTTCATGACCAATCTCTTATTgcccttttcttattttttttcattaagtgACTTTTACAATTGAAGTCAAAAGTTGTAGTGTAAAGTGTTATATATTAGTGGGCAGTTTGGTTACAAATTGTTGCTACATCGTATTTGGTAAGTCGTCAAGCTGTTATCCACCCTAGAGACGGGGTATATATATTGTGGGACTTGACACGATGAATTTCTCTATTTGAAGAAGCACTCGGAGGAAACAAGAGCCCAAAATGGTGATTATTGTAGGAAGGGAATCGTTGCATTTTGGTTGCGATCAATCTCTAGCATCTTAGTTTCCTTTCCTCAGATGTTGTTATGTCACACTTCTTTACTAATTATGTCCCCTTTCATCTCAGATGttgtatattgaaaaatattagcAACATGCTCTTTTGAACACACTATTAGCTGAAATTTATTATAAGTCACAGTACTGTGTGCGTCtcacttatttaatttatttcatatatgatTATATAGTTTCCAATAAAGTTAACCAATAAAAAGTAGGCATTGTGTGGTTTTGCATTCTTgtgtatttcttcttttctttatatCCTCTCTTAACTTGTTTAGTCAATGCTTGTGCATTTATCTCTTTCGGAGCTATTCTTttatgccttttttttttcttttcctttgtcCTATATTAAGGTATGCATGCTGGATTGCCCAAATATGTCCATGTAAATCTGAGAGACATAGAAGATGCTAAATTTAAGGAAGGGGAAGAGGTGTCTCTGGAGTCACTGAAGGCTAAAGGTGTGATTAAACCATCAGGAAGAGAAAGGAGACTTCCTTTGAAGGTACAATTTACTTCTTGATTTAATGACATCTAAATTTCTTCCTTAGCTGTTGTCTTAAATCATACTTCTTCATGATCATTTTCTGGATGTGTCGAGGTattatgaatgattaaattttaaaagtaaatgagGATGCTAGTTTCCTAGCAGTAACACCAGCTACCATGGAGATCAATTCTTTAGAGTCCCCTGCTTTGCTGTGAATGAAATTACTTTCTGTTAATCTTTAGATGTTCTTTCTTCttagtttgttattttattttatctgcaCCTTTTGGTATGTCTGAAATGCGTGTAAGATCAAACATATGATATATAGGTGGATGTGTCAGTGGTTTGAAGCTGTAAATTCTTTGTTCCGAGCACCAAATATTACGTATACTTATCTATTCGTATTGTGAATCTTCTATTAGACCATTTCTTTTATCCATCATGGATAAATTAGGTTATGGTCAGTGGGTTTGCTTTTCAGATTGTCAGTACTCCCTTTAAAAACATACCTATGATGATTTTTCAAGCAATAACTACTTTGCAGCCTACAGTTCAGGAGGCAAAAATATTCAGTCATTTATTTATGTCCTTTTTCCATATCTTTATGgtattccttttgtttttcgTACAATAAAAGGTGATAgtcttttccatatctttattCCAGAGGCCAAATGCTAGACTCATTCTTCTGATGTAAGTAATCTTTGTGGGATAAGCAATGAGATGTAAAGAC is a window from the Vigna unguiculata cultivar IT97K-499-35 chromosome 7, ASM411807v1, whole genome shotgun sequence genome containing:
- the LOC114189776 gene encoding 50S ribosomal protein L15, chloroplastic, with the translated sequence MATALLIPLSWSPQLSTPFKGTVKTLVAKPCVKIQRARPIVFARYKSTSAPVATPMVGVRFRLDNLGPQPGSRPRAKRKGRGISAGQGASCGFGMRGQKSRSGPGVRKGFEGGQMPLYRRIPKLRGIAGGMHAGLPKYVHVNLRDIEDAKFKEGEEVSLESLKAKGVIKPSGRERRLPLKILGEGELSKKLTLKARAFSTAAKEKLESAGCSLTLLPGRKKWVKPSVAKNLARAEEYFAKKRAAAATEAASA